In Bradyrhizobium sp. CCBAU 051011, the following are encoded in one genomic region:
- a CDS encoding response regulator transcription factor: MFIVDAMAFRRARAESFLSPWARNEQVELISLGPKEAHIKLVERSDCDMLIYSVGAPSALEVFNEIQVLHMLRREAALAIVSDDENPATIISAIRSGARGYFSNSMPPDLALQALSFVLRGGTYFPPAVIMAGRAFGGTSPIEFGRPDLAPEQTVPDPEQQNQAPMGPDGGLYEPQGALFDGKSPGIQRGNGSESARPAPEFTERQYAVLACLCQGDPNKVIGRKLGMTETTVKVHVREIMRKLGVCNRTQVAIAAGRSVGSDGVDLVPSDSPPMVKSSVPH; this comes from the coding sequence GTGTTTATTGTAGACGCAATGGCTTTTCGACGAGCTCGAGCAGAGAGCTTTTTGAGTCCTTGGGCCAGGAACGAACAGGTTGAGCTGATTTCGCTCGGTCCTAAAGAGGCGCACATCAAGCTCGTCGAGCGCAGCGACTGCGACATGCTGATCTACAGCGTCGGCGCCCCCTCCGCGCTTGAGGTATTCAACGAGATCCAGGTGCTGCATATGCTGCGCCGGGAGGCTGCGCTGGCAATCGTCTCCGACGACGAAAATCCTGCAACCATCATCTCAGCGATCCGTTCGGGAGCCAGGGGCTACTTCAGCAATTCGATGCCTCCGGATCTTGCACTGCAAGCGCTTTCATTCGTTCTGCGCGGTGGAACCTATTTTCCTCCTGCCGTCATCATGGCCGGTCGCGCATTCGGCGGAACGTCGCCGATAGAATTCGGGCGGCCGGATTTGGCTCCGGAGCAGACGGTTCCGGACCCTGAGCAACAAAATCAGGCGCCGATGGGCCCGGATGGCGGGCTTTACGAGCCACAAGGCGCCCTTTTTGATGGGAAGTCCCCCGGTATCCAGCGTGGCAATGGCTCCGAGAGTGCTCGGCCTGCGCCCGAGTTTACCGAGCGGCAGTATGCGGTTCTCGCCTGCCTGTGCCAGGGTGATCCCAACAAGGTTATCGGTCGCAAGCTCGGAATGACCGAGACAACCGTGAAAGTCCATGTCCGGGAAATCATGCGCAAGCTTGGCGTGTGCAACCGCACGCAAGTCGCCATCGCCGCCGGCCGCAGCGTCGGCTCCGACGGCGTCGACCTCGTCCCCTCGGACTCGCCGCCTATGGTCAAATCCTCCGTTCCCCATTAG